The genomic window CATGGGAAGTAAGGCGTGTACTTTTACCCAGCTATAAAGAAAGGCATATTGTATTTTATTCCACATCTCAGTTGACGGTTGATGATTGATTGTTGACTATTAATGCGGTGCGATCCTCATTCCAGCCGCCTAGTACGACTTTGCGGGTCTCATTGACCAAGGTGGCATCATAAGGGATTTCTACCTTTATATAGTTCTCGGTGAAACCGTGCATCTTGCCGTCTTTCTTGGTATGCTCGAATAAGACATTCACTTCCTGTCCGATATGGGCCTCATAAAAGGCATGTAGTTTCCGATCCGAGATATCCAAGAGTTGTTGGCTGCGTGCATGCTTGGTCTTCGGATCTACCACGTGATCGATCTTCAACGCTTGGGTTCCGGGGCGTTCCGAATAGCTGAACACGTGAAGTTGGCTTATATCCAAACTGCCTATGAATTGGCGTGCCTCCTCGAAGTACTCGTCTGTCTCGCCACGGGTTCCAACAATTACGTCTACACCGATAAAAGCATGCGGCATTACTTCCTTGATCTTTTCGATCTTATGACGGAAAAGAGCGGTGTCGTAACGGCGGCGCATTAATTGCAAGACAGCATCGCTGCCGCTTTGTAAAGGGATATGGAAATGAGGAGCGAAACGTTTGCTGTGAGCCACGAAGTCTATTGCCTCGTCGGTAATCAGATTCGGCTCGATGGAAGAGATACGATAGCGTACGATTCCATCTACCTCATCCAAAGCCCGGATTAAGTCGATAAAGGTCTCGTCGGTACTTTTGCCGAAGTCCCCGATATTCACGCCTGTCAATACGATCTCCTTGCCTCCTTTACGTGCGACTTCCTGCGCCTGTTCCACCATGCTGGCGATCGTCCCGTTCCGGCTTCTTCCGCGGGCGAAGGGTATGGTGCAATAAGAGCAATAATAATCGCATCCGTCTTGTACTTTCAAGAAATGACGGGTACGGTCGTCCGCCGAGCAGGAAGGGGAGAAGGAACGTATATCCTTGCTTTGTGAGGCGATAACCGCTCCACCATTTTCTTTCTTCTCTAGGTTCTCCAGATATTGAAGGATCTCTAATTTCTGTTCGGCGCCAAGAACCAAGTCAACGCCTTCTATATGGGAGACTTCCTCCGGCTTCAACTGTGCGTAGCAACCGGTCACCACGATAAAGGCACCGGGGTGTTGTTTACCGATCCGGCGAATCGCTTGCCGGCATTTCTTGTCGGCTAGTTCCGTTACGGAGCAAGTATTCACCACGCATATATCCGCTTTTTCACCGGGGCGCACCTTGCGTACCCCTTGTTCGGCTAATAGCTTTCCAATGGTAGAGGTCTCCGCAAAATTTAGTTTGCAACCCAGCGTATAATAAGCGGCCTTTTTATTGTTAAATACGGTCTGATCTATCATTTTCGATTTAGTTAGAGTGCAAAGGTACTAATTAAGCCCGGATTAGTAAAGAGTTCGGATTGAGATGGACTTAAAAACTCATTACTATTGCATAAATAGTTTTCCGGAAGCTTATCTATTCTTTTTTGCTATTGGATATATTCTACAAACCACGGCGTGGTTTGTGCGATTCACGTCATGGCCTGTATAAACCATGACGTGGTCTGTAAAAACCATGCCGTGAACTAAGG from Parabacteroides distasonis ATCC 8503 includes these protein-coding regions:
- the mtaB gene encoding tRNA (N(6)-L-threonylcarbamoyladenosine(37)-C(2))-methylthiotransferase MtaB, yielding MIDQTVFNNKKAAYYTLGCKLNFAETSTIGKLLAEQGVRKVRPGEKADICVVNTCSVTELADKKCRQAIRRIGKQHPGAFIVVTGCYAQLKPEEVSHIEGVDLVLGAEQKLEILQYLENLEKKENGGAVIASQSKDIRSFSPSCSADDRTRHFLKVQDGCDYYCSYCTIPFARGRSRNGTIASMVEQAQEVARKGGKEIVLTGVNIGDFGKSTDETFIDLIRALDEVDGIVRYRISSIEPNLITDEAIDFVAHSKRFAPHFHIPLQSGSDAVLQLMRRRYDTALFRHKIEKIKEVMPHAFIGVDVIVGTRGETDEYFEEARQFIGSLDISQLHVFSYSERPGTQALKIDHVVDPKTKHARSQQLLDISDRKLHAFYEAHIGQEVNVLFEHTKKDGKMHGFTENYIKVEIPYDATLVNETRKVVLGGWNEDRTALIVNNQSSTVN